A genomic stretch from Pomacea canaliculata isolate SZHN2017 linkage group LG2, ASM307304v1, whole genome shotgun sequence includes:
- the LOC112556897 gene encoding low-density lipoprotein receptor-like yields MITPLFLFFLTLGIHPQVQACGGEYTALTGLILSPLYPSQYPPDQDCVYIIRAPTGYRITLTFDSFDVAGDWSSCKQDYIQIKDGESGTSPFLSIYCNTTAYPRRSTSNTMWIRFHSDSTQSGGGFHASYTAAIIPLKFLLITESNLPWYVGIRNIDIDTNTLFDIPLEGLKGPAGVEYDPMTGRVYWTDNVEKTIRTSNLNGSDARLVRYLGLASVPDGLCVDALSRLIFYTDAGNKVIGMITMYSNTHRIVINSSLDMPKDIEVDKRNGVMYWSDRGATPTIERANYDGTGRQTLVSGGEYLNQPNAIALDTVEGRLYWADGGTQQVGWVDLERRKISVILQQSGSVFNGLDLYLNDFFVTDWSFQNLNQTIKTRLFRYGKDGSNGRNIFIHLLKLNDIRVYAEEIEDKGPNGCGSNNGGCSYICVPTPGNRSKCLTEDGGSTKIENPATGSATKASDPSISSEADSVSTNTKIIIAVCVVAAVVGIAVIIALVVFFKLRRQRDPEEHGAFTQIQNTPEVALESLASASNALHSGLYEEIPSSQSGDRDGYSNNADGTSYEQPVRNESVTYITPTGSHSDSTHQEEHQYDDLNSSN; encoded by the exons ATGATCACtcctctgtttttgtttttcttaacaCTTGGAATTCATCCGCAAGTTCAAG CTTGTGGCGGTGAATACACTGCACTCACTGGTCTCATACTGTCTCCATTGTACCCGAGTCAGTACCCGCCTGATCAGGATTGTGTTTACATCATCAGAGCACCAACAGGATATCGGATTACCTTGACATTTGACAGCTTTGATGTGGCAGGTGACTGGAGTAGCTGCAAGCAGGACTATATACAG ATTAAAGATGGCGAGTCAGGGACATCACCATTCTTGTCTATCTACTGCAACACCACAGCGTACCCAAGACGATCAACATCAAACACAATGTGGATCAGATTCCATTCTGACTCTACTCAGTCAGGAGGTGGCTTCCATGCGAGCTACACTGCAG CCATAATTCCCCTAAAGTTTCTCCTTATTACCGAATCTAATCTACCGTGGTATGTGGGTATTCGGAACATCGACATCGACACGAATACACTGTTTGATATTCCTCTGGAGGGACTAAAGGGCCCTGCTGGTGTTGAATACGACCCGATGACTGGTCGTGTCTACTGGACAGACAATGTGGAGAAGACCATCCGAACATCGAACCTTAACGGCAGTGATGCTCGGCTTGTTCGCTATTTAGGATTGG CCTCTGTACCAGACGGCCTGTGTGTAGACGCACTGTCCAGGCTCATCTTCTACACAGACGCAGGCAATAAAGTCATCGGCATGATCACTATGTACAGCAACACTCATCGAATAGTCATCAACTCCTCACTTGACATGCCGAAAGACATCGAAGTTGACAAGCGCAATGG GGTAATGTACTGGAGCGACCGTGGCGCCACACCTACCATAGAGCGAGCCAACTATGACGGTACAGGACGTCAGACTCTGGTCTCAGGGGGCGAGTATCTCAACCAACCGAACGCCATCGCTCTCGACACAGTCG AGGGCAGACTGTACTGGGCAGATGGTGGCACACAGCAGGTAGGCTGGGTTGACCTGGAAAGGAGGAAGATTTCGGTGATTCTACAACAATCGGGATCAGTCTTTAACGGCTTGGACCTCTATCTCAATGACTTCTTTGTGACGGACTGGAG CTTTCAAAATCTCAATCAGACGATAAAAACACGCCTATTTCGCTATGGGAAGGATGGCAGTAAtggaagaaacattttcatccatctcttaaaattaaatgacatcCGCGTCTACGCTGAGGAAATAGAAGATAAAG GGCCCAACGGATGTGGAAGCAACAATGGTGGTTGTAGTTACATCTGTGTACCCACACCTGGCAACAGAAGTAAATGTCTCACTGAGGACGGAGGATCTA CAAAAATTGAAAATCCAGCTACTGGCAGCGCAACTAAAGCAAGTGATCCCAGCATATCATCAG aAGCAGACTCTGTGAGCACTAACACCAAGATCATCATTGCTGTCTGTGTTGTGGCCGCTGTCGTAGGAATTGCTGTCATCATCGCACTCGTCGTTTTCTTCAAACTAAGAC GTCAAAGAGATCCCGAAGAACATGGGGCTTTCACGCAGATACAGAACACACCTGAAGTCGCACTGGAGTCACTGGCATCAGCATCAAATGCTCTTCATTCCGGTCTGTATGAAGAAATCCCAAGTTCTCAATCAGGTGATAGAGATGGCTACTCTAATAACGCAG ATGGCACAAGCTATGAACAACCTGTAAGAAATGAGTCCGTTACTTACATCACACCGACGGGTTCTCACTCCGATTCCACTCATCAAGAAGAACACCAATATGATGACTTGAATTCCTCCAATTAG